One Rosa chinensis cultivar Old Blush chromosome 3, RchiOBHm-V2, whole genome shotgun sequence DNA window includes the following coding sequences:
- the LOC112195373 gene encoding telomere repeat-binding protein 5 isoform X2, with translation MVPQRRVDYGFNGYQVPEVPRASRSARGKGPIRKKLEGNQIHAFEILASVAGKLLESEKPLPSNASSGKDPHYTFDDTIRKQQNKGNSLKEEPCEWGSCDEEASFRACGVQGQSHTLNQFSHLQENFSFEMSGTSKTNVHSGKVCFAKKLGTVDSSSSCGSYSNKVISDCFLSGDYIEEEDKAHVVLKRKLEAEPSKDTSVKDGKANVLVCSEDLLEMEGKPPELVCSEHDVKVPFSGECKIHGSFPCHCVKVVSRDDDENSVGYVQPCTMVEEFEHTSVGDRKIKNLSASKHWRIAPDMKIGGYHRTDGKIKQVYRNGRPCYAHQRSQKIYPFKKRNFFNRRPFTTSDRGCNCENICSSPDKREDGGNCNAAIGRSSSTTGREPSKSNDRNVRLSIKSFKVPELFFEIPTTATVGSLKRTVMEAVTSILGEGLHVGILVQGKKVRDDSKTLLQTGISHDDKLDNLGFTLEPKHSKLIYSQCGNDPSSVSGRTQELTRHSASLVSRPGTSNVSLNPPATNLGSCVDKGLNAVPSFASTSIDKTPPASQALVAVPPINAKPLAVVPFHRRSGHPAYVQRRMRRPFSVSEVEALVQAVEKLGTGRWRDVKMRAFDNAKHRTYVDLKLGSRLCQV, from the exons ATGGTACCGCAGAGGAGGGTGGATTATGGCTTCAATGGCTACCAAGTGCCTGAGGTTCCTCGAGCTTCTAGATCAGCTAGG GGAAAGGGACCTATCAGGAAGAAACTTGAAGGCAACCAGATTCATGCGTTTGAGATTTTGGCTAGTGTAGCTGGTAAACTATTGGAGAGTGAAAAACCTCTACCTAGTAATGCTTCTAGTGGAAAGGATCCTCATTACACATTTGATGATACCATAAGGAAGCAACAGAATAAAGGAAACTCATTGAAGGAAGAACCTTGTGAGTGGGGAAGCTGTGATGAAGAAGCCTCTTTCCGTGCCTGTGGGGTGCAAGGGCAAAGTCATACTCTGAATCAGTTTTCACATCTACAAGAAAACTTTAGTTTTGAGATGAGTGGGACATCAAAAACTAATGTTCACTCGGGGAAGGTTTGTTTTGCTAAAAAGTTGGGTACGGTTGACAGCAGTTCTTCTTGTGGAAGCTATTCTAACAAAGTAATCAGTGACTGTTTCTTATCTGGGGATTATATTGAAGAGGAAGACAAAGCACATGTTGTACTAAAGAGGAAACTAGAGGCTGAACCATCAAAGGATACAAGTGTAAAGGATGGAAAAGCCAATGTTTTAGTCTGTTCAGAAGATTTGCTAGAAATGGAAGGAAAGCCTCCTGAATTGGTCTGTTCTGAACATGATGTAAAGGTTCCTTTTTCAGGGGAATGCAAAATTCATGGTTCTTTCCCCTGCCATTGTGTTAAAGTAGTTAGTAGAGATGATGACGAAAATTCTGTTGGGTATGTCCAACCCTGTACCATGGTAGAGGAGTTTGAGCACACATCTGTTGGTGATAGGAAAATAAAGAATCTGTCAGCATCCAAGCACTGGAGAATAGCTCCAGATATGAAGATTGGGGGTTATCATAGAACTG ATGGGAAAATAAAGCAAGTTTACCGTAATGGGAGACCTTGTTACGCACATCAAAGATCACAGAAGATTTATCCTTTTAAGAAGAGAAATTTCTTTAACCGGAGGCCATTTACTACGTCTGATAGAGGCTGTAACTGTGAAAACATATGCAGTTCACCTGACAAGAGAGAAGATGGTGGCAACTGCAACGCAG CAATTGGACGGTCATCCTCAACAACAGGTCGAGAACCTTCCAAGTCCAATGATCGTAATG TGAGGCTGAGTATTAAATCCTTCAAAGTTCCCGAACTTTTCTTTGAAATTCCTACAACTGCAACTGTTGGTTCATTGAAG AGGACAGTAATGGAGGCTGTAACTTCTATACTTGGAGAGGGATTACATGTTGGGATCCTAGTTCAGGGAAAGAAGGTCAGAGATGACAGCAAAACATTACTTCAGACTGGGATTTCGCATGATGACAAGCTTGACAATTTGGGTTTTACCTTGGAGCCCAAACATTCCAAGCTTATATATTCTCAATGCGGCAATGATCCTTCCTCTGTTTCTGGCAGAACTCAAGAGTTAACCAG GCATTCTGCATCTTTGGTCTCACGACCAGGGACTTCAAATGTCTCCCTGAATCCTCCAGCAACCAATTTGGGTAGCTGTGTTGACAAAGGCTTGAATGCAGTGCCCTCTTTTGCTAGTACTTCAATTGACAAAACCCCACCAGCATCCCAAGCTCTGGTTGCAGTTCCACCAATTAACGCAAAGCCACTGGCTGTGGTTCCTTTTCATAGGAGATCTGGGCATCCAGCATATGTACAGCGCCGGATGAGGAGACCTTTCTCTGTTTCAGAAGTAGAAGCATTAGTTCAGGCTGTTGAGAAACTTGGAACAGGaag